The bacterium genome window below encodes:
- a CDS encoding arginine decarboxylase, pyruvoyl-dependent — translation MVPTKLFFTKGVGRHRERLASFELALRRAGISHFNLVRVSSIFPPNCRIITREQGARSLESGEIVYCVMADNSCDEAGRLVAASIGLAVPADRSRYGYLSEHHSHGTTMKKIGDYAEDLAASMLATTLGLDDEESLSYDEKKRQWRMMKMIVRTSNVTQSAVGKNGVWTTCVSAAVFVP, via the coding sequence ATGGTACCGACAAAGTTGTTTTTCACTAAGGGGGTGGGCCGACACAGGGAAAGACTGGCTTCGTTCGAGCTTGCCTTGCGGCGCGCCGGCATCTCGCATTTCAACCTCGTGCGGGTCTCCAGCATCTTTCCGCCCAACTGTCGCATCATCACGCGCGAGCAGGGTGCCCGTTCTCTCGAGAGCGGGGAGATCGTCTACTGCGTCATGGCGGACAACTCCTGCGACGAAGCCGGCAGGCTCGTCGCGGCCTCAATAGGTCTCGCTGTGCCGGCTGACCGCTCGCGATACGGTTACCTGAGCGAACATCACTCGCACGGCACGACGATGAAGAAGATAGGGGACTATGCGGAGGACCTGGCTGCATCGATGCTCGCCACTACTCTGGGGCTTGATGATGAGGAATCCCTGAGCTATGACGAGAAGAAACGGCAATGGCGGATGATGAAGATGATAGTCAGGACGAGCAATGTGACCCAGTCCGCGGTCGGCAAGAACGGCGTATGGACTACCTGCGTCTCCGCGGCGGTCTTCGTCCCCTGA
- a CDS encoding NifB/NifX family molybdenum-iron cluster-binding protein, with product MRIAVPMAEGKLSMHFGHCESFALLEVDAATKKIVKREDLDAPPHQPGLLPPWLAERGANVIIAGGMGQRAQDLFAEQGIEVVVGAACETPERLVNEYLAGTLKSGANLCDH from the coding sequence ATGAGGATTGCCGTTCCAATGGCGGAGGGAAAGCTGTCCATGCATTTCGGCCACTGCGAAAGCTTCGCCCTGCTCGAAGTGGACGCTGCAACTAAGAAGATAGTCAAGAGGGAGGACCTCGACGCGCCCCCGCATCAGCCCGGGCTCCTGCCCCCCTGGCTCGCGGAGAGAGGGGCGAACGTGATCATAGCCGGGGGTATGGGGCAGCGCGCACAGGACCTCTTCGCGGAGCAGGGGATCGAGGTGGTCGTGGGCGCGGCCTGCGAAACGCCGGAGCGGCTCGTGAATGAGTATCTTGCCGGTACGCTCAAGTCCGGCGCGAATCTGTGCGACCACTGA
- a CDS encoding P-loop NTPase, which translates to MECIDAGGFTDVACDHAANPRNHGPLDRFDGHARITGPCGDTMEFWLTVKDGRVDRVSFETDGCGSSLACGSMATSLAEGRRIEEAAVLNQAEILEALGGCPPEFEHCALLAANTLTAACTDVLNRGRRQDESEEEFAERQRLEARMCRIRHKVIVLSGKGGVGKSTVAVNLAMSLVQSGKRVGLLDVDIHGPSIPTMLGLEGEEIHGSDEGMLPVELGEMKVMSLGFLLQGHDEAVIWRGPRKAGVIKQFLKDVAWGELDYLIIDAPPGTGDEPLSVCQIIDRLDGAVIVTTPQKVAAVDVRKSITFCRHLNVPVLGVVENMSGFACPKCGEVTHILCSGGGREMAEDMGVLFLGSIPIDPKIAEACDNGRSFVQCHSDSPSAAVMREAVRMIEDAISTGLSERQKGG; encoded by the coding sequence ATGGAATGTATAGATGCGGGTGGTTTTACCGATGTTGCGTGCGATCACGCGGCTAATCCGCGGAATCACGGGCCTCTCGATCGTTTCGACGGCCATGCGCGCATCACAGGGCCCTGTGGGGACACCATGGAGTTCTGGTTGACCGTGAAAGACGGCAGGGTGGATAGAGTCTCGTTTGAAACCGATGGATGCGGATCCTCGCTGGCCTGCGGGAGCATGGCTACGAGTCTCGCCGAGGGCAGGCGCATCGAGGAGGCGGCCGTGTTGAATCAGGCGGAGATACTCGAAGCGCTCGGCGGCTGTCCGCCTGAATTCGAGCACTGTGCTCTTCTTGCTGCGAACACCCTGACTGCTGCCTGCACCGATGTTTTAAACCGGGGCCGAAGGCAGGATGAGAGCGAAGAGGAGTTCGCGGAGCGCCAGAGGCTCGAGGCGCGCATGTGTCGTATCCGTCACAAGGTGATCGTACTCTCGGGCAAGGGCGGGGTCGGCAAGAGCACGGTGGCAGTCAATCTCGCCATGTCGCTTGTTCAGTCGGGAAAGCGCGTGGGCCTCCTCGACGTGGATATCCACGGACCGAGCATCCCTACCATGCTGGGCCTCGAGGGCGAGGAGATACATGGTTCCGACGAGGGGATGCTCCCGGTCGAACTCGGCGAGATGAAAGTCATGTCTCTTGGCTTTCTTCTGCAGGGCCATGATGAGGCCGTGATCTGGCGCGGGCCTCGAAAGGCGGGCGTCATCAAACAATTTCTCAAGGATGTGGCCTGGGGAGAACTGGATTACTTGATAATCGATGCACCTCCGGGGACCGGGGACGAACCGCTCTCCGTCTGCCAAATAATAGACAGATTGGACGGTGCGGTGATCGTCACAACTCCGCAGAAGGTGGCTGCGGTGGACGTGCGCAAGTCCATCACGTTTTGTCGGCACCTCAATGTGCCGGTGTTGGGGGTGGTCGAGAACATGAGCGGTTTCGCATGTCCGAAGTGCGGCGAGGTTACCCATATCCTGTGTTCGGGCGGCGGCAGAGAAATGGCCGAGGATATGGGCGTTTTGTTTCTGGGCTCCATACCGATCGACCCGAAGATCGCTGAGGCCTGCGACAACGGCCGTTCGTTCGTGCAATGTCATTCGGATTCGCCTTCCGCGGCGGTCATGCGGGAAGCGGTGAGGATGATCGAAGATGCAATTTCAACGGGCCTCTCAGAGAGGCAAAAAGGAGGATAG